In a single window of the Olivibacter sp. SDN3 genome:
- a CDS encoding glycoside hydrolase family 127 protein, whose protein sequence is MNRTGVSYLSFFSFLFLGQLLFFPLLLRGQQAIDDEISFAAEAKIEGVLGERLAVAYEHNILAQDVDRLIAVFKPENRTETRMWQSEFWGKWFTSAVLAYRYHPTSELKEVLDDAVHGLMATQTPDGYIGNYAKEHLLEQWDIWGRKYCMLGLLDYYDLTGEKTSLEAASKLADNLIDDLEGKDGIIVTKGNYRGMAASSVLEPICLLYARTKQKKYLDFAEEIVSQWESPEGPQLLSKSKIPVAKRFPKPESWYSWEQGQKAYEMMSCYEGLLELYRITGKEAYKIAVEDTWQNIRDTEINIAGSGASAEMWFGGKALQAFPVHHYQETCVTVTWIKLSAQLLRLTGESKYADAIEQAYYNALLGAVHKDGAQWAKYTPLTGQRLPGSEQCGMGLNCCEASGPRGLFLFPRLVATAQRDGLQINYYADGEYVVNTPKKQLVTIHQNTAYPEDGLVNIVVNPEKEEEFAINLRIPSWSTQSALKVNGETIRDWKPGAYVSVRRKWKKGDQIELQLDMRGRVVKLGDVLQYTAILRGPIVLTRDTRLGTVPVGISLDPKMIEGNHIELEPFTDNKAGFWMLYHASFIPESYREKGADPLSIILCDYASAGYGDETNPFFQTWIPQVVDPRSSNENY, encoded by the coding sequence ATGAACCGCACAGGTGTTTCTTATTTATCGTTTTTTAGCTTTCTTTTTCTTGGACAGCTACTTTTTTTTCCGCTATTATTGCGGGGACAGCAGGCCATAGACGATGAAATTTCTTTTGCTGCCGAAGCAAAGATCGAAGGGGTCCTGGGGGAAAGGTTAGCTGTTGCTTACGAGCATAACATCTTAGCTCAGGATGTAGATCGTTTAATTGCTGTTTTTAAACCTGAGAATCGTACAGAAACCCGCATGTGGCAGTCGGAATTTTGGGGCAAATGGTTTACATCTGCCGTGCTGGCATATCGTTATCATCCAACATCGGAGCTAAAAGAGGTGCTGGATGATGCCGTGCATGGTTTAATGGCTACGCAAACACCCGATGGATACATTGGAAATTATGCAAAAGAGCATTTATTGGAGCAGTGGGATATTTGGGGAAGAAAATATTGTATGTTGGGATTGCTGGACTATTATGACCTTACCGGCGAAAAAACGAGCTTGGAGGCTGCGTCGAAATTGGCAGATAATCTTATCGATGATCTTGAAGGTAAGGATGGGATTATCGTTACCAAAGGTAATTATAGGGGGATGGCGGCGTCTTCAGTACTTGAACCCATTTGCTTGCTTTATGCGCGAACGAAGCAAAAGAAGTATTTAGATTTCGCAGAAGAGATTGTAAGCCAGTGGGAAAGTCCTGAAGGCCCCCAATTGTTGAGTAAAAGTAAGATACCTGTTGCCAAAAGATTTCCGAAACCTGAAAGCTGGTATAGTTGGGAACAGGGGCAAAAAGCCTATGAAATGATGTCTTGTTACGAAGGTTTGCTGGAACTTTATCGTATAACGGGAAAAGAAGCTTATAAAATAGCCGTTGAAGATACCTGGCAAAATATCCGCGACACCGAGATTAATATAGCAGGTTCAGGTGCATCTGCCGAAATGTGGTTTGGAGGCAAGGCGTTGCAGGCTTTTCCCGTCCATCATTATCAGGAAACTTGCGTTACTGTTACTTGGATAAAGCTGAGCGCACAACTTTTAAGGTTAACAGGAGAAAGCAAATATGCAGATGCAATAGAGCAGGCATATTATAATGCTTTGTTAGGTGCTGTGCATAAGGATGGTGCGCAATGGGCTAAATATACGCCTTTGACCGGGCAAAGGTTACCCGGTAGCGAGCAGTGCGGGATGGGATTGAATTGCTGTGAAGCCAGCGGCCCGCGCGGCTTATTTCTTTTTCCCAGATTGGTGGCGACAGCACAACGGGATGGGCTACAAATTAATTATTATGCAGATGGGGAATATGTGGTGAACACACCGAAAAAACAGTTGGTTACCATTCATCAAAACACGGCTTATCCAGAAGATGGCCTGGTGAATATCGTGGTAAATCCCGAAAAAGAAGAAGAATTTGCCATCAACCTGCGTATTCCATCATGGAGTACGCAGTCGGCTTTAAAAGTCAATGGAGAAACGATTCGAGATTGGAAACCCGGTGCGTATGTATCAGTGCGAAGGAAATGGAAGAAAGGCGATCAAATTGAACTCCAGTTGGATATGAGAGGAAGGGTGGTAAAGTTGGGTGATGTACTGCAATACACGGCTATTCTTCGGGGCCCGATTGTTTTGACAAGGGATACCCGTTTGGGAACGGTTCCTGTAGGGATTTCGCTAGACCCCAAAATGATTGAAGGAAACCATATTGAGTTGGAGCCTTTTACGGATAATAAAGCAGGCTTTTGGATGTTGTATCATGCTTCTTTTATTCCTGAATCATATCGGGAAAAAGGGGCCGATCCCTTAAGTATTATTTTATGTGATTATGCTTCTGCTGGATATGGCGATGAAACGAATCCTTTTTTTCAAACCTGGATTCCGCAGGTTGTAGACCCTAGGTCATCGAACGAAAATTATTAA